ataaatattgcagTACAACTTTTATGTTTAAACCTAATCGAGAAAGtctgataaacagaaaaataaaagcattctCGCACACACATTAGTGTAGCATGACTTAAAgcagtctttttttctgttgaaagGCAATCAGATTAGGGTTTAATGAATCCATTCAAATGGCTTTATTCTTTATAGTTAGTGCAGGTGCACAATAGAGGGCCAAGCCGAGGAGTCTCACGCCTAGGTGTGAGCTGATTATTCAAATAGGGCTGCGAAGAAATAGGGATTGGAGGCTCGTCTGGCACTCACAGCTATATCATAGAGACTACCGCCAGCCACCAACGTCACTTCAGGTCTTGTCATCATCAGACGCTATTCACAGCCTCTCGGCACCACTGTATCGAAACCTACACATGAACAAACCCTTCACTACAAATAAGAACTGTTTTCTGGGAACTTGGAGGCCTGTGATTTTTAACTTGGGAAGCTGCATTTTATCTTCTTTCGAGAAGTTATAAGTTACGCGTTTTGCTGCTTCCACGATGTTGGGCGCAGtaaaaatggaaggacacgaaCATTCTGACTGGAGCAGCTACTACGGAGAACCAGAGGTGGGTAGCCTTTATTTTTTTGCCTAAAGCCGATCCCTTTTTATACAACTCAGTATTAGCCCTGAGATAATATTAACTTTGTGATCAAATATTGACTTGAGGCGCCTCCAAATCCTCCTCGATCTCTGAGCTGCGCTGCAAACTTGAGTTTGGCATGtgagaaaaactttttttctaataCTAACAATTGAACAAACGCATTTCTTTTAGGCACCAAAGATTACTGCATCACTATGTGACCTACAAccaaatatgtgtatgtgtatatgtttgtatatatagtgTACAGATAAACAGAAAGTACAATCACACCAGTAAACTATACAAAGACAGAAAGCATTTGAGCTTACATGTCCTTAAGGAAATGTCGCGGCTTAAATAATAATGCACacaatgtgtttttttacttGTGTACGTGTAATTTGGttctttaaattaattcaaagttttatcattaaagtatttAGTAAGAAGATTGTAACATTACAAACCCACATAATTTTAGCTGGTGAAATACACACACGTTTACACACCCGCGCATACGTATACGGTTTTATACATATAAGTGTGTATaccgtttatatatatatatatatatatatatatatatatatatatatatatatatatatatataactattttatttatttggatcgtGTAAACTAAACCGCCTTGTACAACATTTTTAACTAATCATATAGTAAAGTTAATGAATACTCTAGCTACTAAATCTGTCTGCTTGCAGAGGATATTTTCGCTAAATAAAAGTATGTGCATTCTAACAAGCAATTTCTCATATATACCGTACTTTTAATGATTGTTCGTAACATTTAATGCCACAGAAACCCGTCAGTGCTACATTAACCCTAGAAGTGTATACATGGAAAAATGTTGCTTTACTCTATAAGAGTTTATTTAACGCTGGCGATTTTGCTTTGAATagaattttttcaaataaatgaaaaattaggaTGTATTGTTCTTTCAAGAATTGATTTCTATCGGTTTAAATTCATTTAACAAGAATTTATTAGTAACAcaagcagtttattttgtcaaactAAATCTGACAAACTTCTGCCTTCACAAGATTAAGGCGTCAACCATACATATACATGTAATAATGTCATTATGAAACAGATGAACAATTTCAGAACTTTTCTATCATAAAACGTAATTTATAGATTGTTTGGTGTtcgttatttatatatttcttttcttttattctagtGCTACACATCTGTAGGAAACATGAACCCCGGACTCGGAATGAACGGCATGAACACCTACATGACAATGTCTGGCATGAGCACCACAGCCAACATGACGGCAGGCTCCATGAACATGTCGTATGTGAACACGGGGATGAGCCCCTCTATGACTGGCATGTCTCCGGGACCTGGTGCTATGAACGGTATGGGCACTGGCATGACTGGTATGAGTACGGCTCTTAGCCCTAGCATGAGCCCAATGAGCGCTCAGGCACCGGCAATGAATGCTTTGACATCGTATACCAACATGAACGCTATGAGTCCAATGTATGGACAGTCCAACATTAACCGCTCGAGGGACCCCAAAACATACAGAAGAAGTTATACTCACGCAAAGCCTCCTTACTCCTACATCTCTTTGATCACAATGGCAATTCAGCAATCGCCCAACAAAATGCTTACCCTCAGTGAAATCTACCAGTGGATCATGGACCTCTTTCCCTTTTACCGACAGAACCAGCAGCGATGGCAGAACTCTATTCGCCATTCGCTGTCTTTCAACGATTGCTTCCTGAAAGTGCCTAGATCACCGGATAAACCTGGCAAGGGATCCTTCTGGACCCTGCACCCAGACTCTGGCAATATGTTCGAGAACGGATGCTATCTGAGGAGACAGAAACGCTTCAAATGTGATAAGATCCAGGTTTCAAAGGAGTCATCTAGGAAAGCTTCTGACGGGGGATCCAACAGCAGCTCGGAAAGCTGCAATGGCAACGAATCCCCCCATTCGACTTCTTCCTCCTCAAACGAGCAGAAGCGGTCCATGTCGGACCTGAAGGCCAGTCAGTCTGTCAGTCCGGATCACACAGCCTCCCCTACATCGCAAGCGCAGCACCTGATGGCACAACATCACTCGGTGCTCGCCCATGAAACGCATCTCAAACCGGAGCACCACTATTCTTTTAATCACCCGTTCTCTATTAATAACTTAATGTCGTCTGAGCAACAACATCACAAAATGGACCTTAAAACGTACGAACAGGTGATGCATTACTCGGGATATGGCTCTCCCATGGCTGGAGGCCTTTCCATGGGCTCAATGGCGAGCAAAGCGGGCTTAGACTCGTCGCCAATTTCCAGTGAAACCGCGTCTTACTATCAAGGTGTGTATTCTCGACCTATCATGAACTCCTCCTAAGCGTTTAAAGGCCAATGAACTACCCCTCACGCGCACACTTTGTAAATTTTGTAAAATGATAGTTTGTGCATATGACCTCTGAATATTTTTGATGTTCTACTCTGATTAGATGTCAAGTTTGTttggtacattttttttgttttgttttgttttgttttt
The sequence above is drawn from the Erpetoichthys calabaricus chromosome 3, fErpCal1.3, whole genome shotgun sequence genome and encodes:
- the foxa2 gene encoding forkhead box protein A2 isoform X2, producing MNPGLGMNGMNTYMTMSGMSTTANMTAGSMNMSYVNTGMSPSMTGMSPGPGAMNGMGTGMTGMSTALSPSMSPMSAQAPAMNALTSYTNMNAMSPMYGQSNINRSRDPKTYRRSYTHAKPPYSYISLITMAIQQSPNKMLTLSEIYQWIMDLFPFYRQNQQRWQNSIRHSLSFNDCFLKVPRSPDKPGKGSFWTLHPDSGNMFENGCYLRRQKRFKCDKIQVSKESSRKASDGGSNSSSESCNGNESPHSTSSSSNEQKRSMSDLKASQSVSPDHTASPTSQAQHLMAQHHSVLAHETHLKPEHHYSFNHPFSINNLMSSEQQHHKMDLKTYEQVMHYSGYGSPMAGGLSMGSMASKAGLDSSPISSETASYYQGVYSRPIMNSS
- the foxa2 gene encoding forkhead box protein A2 isoform X1, giving the protein MLGAVKMEGHEHSDWSSYYGEPECYTSVGNMNPGLGMNGMNTYMTMSGMSTTANMTAGSMNMSYVNTGMSPSMTGMSPGPGAMNGMGTGMTGMSTALSPSMSPMSAQAPAMNALTSYTNMNAMSPMYGQSNINRSRDPKTYRRSYTHAKPPYSYISLITMAIQQSPNKMLTLSEIYQWIMDLFPFYRQNQQRWQNSIRHSLSFNDCFLKVPRSPDKPGKGSFWTLHPDSGNMFENGCYLRRQKRFKCDKIQVSKESSRKASDGGSNSSSESCNGNESPHSTSSSSNEQKRSMSDLKASQSVSPDHTASPTSQAQHLMAQHHSVLAHETHLKPEHHYSFNHPFSINNLMSSEQQHHKMDLKTYEQVMHYSGYGSPMAGGLSMGSMASKAGLDSSPISSETASYYQGVYSRPIMNSS